From the genome of Tindallia californiensis, one region includes:
- a CDS encoding threonine synthase translates to MKQHGEIAFSCYQCDRKVPVDTLKSTCICGGLWNIDYRPPKFHLSLIDTQCWNIFRYRAFMPIEGETWQQISLGEGMTPIISLNENVKMKMDYFMPTLSFKDRGAAVMIAHAKKIGIESVVQDSSGNAGNSVAAYSGKAGIACEIFVPEGTSQQKISMIQSHGAKVRIVPGNRDRCADACRKKVKEAEVHYASHVYNPFFFEGTKTYIYEVYEQLGRIPETIFIPLGNGTLFIGVVKALKEFIESEAIKEMPKIIAVQSENCAPIYRATITKEKEAILLNPTSTLAEGIAIGAPMRGKEILASIYHHKIEVVTAPEHRILEARNALAKKGIYVEHTTAATYAAYLKYIEINGPLKDCLIPMCGAGLKSDKHQKF, encoded by the coding sequence TTGAAGCAACATGGGGAAATTGCTTTTTCTTGTTACCAATGTGACAGAAAGGTGCCAGTAGATACGTTGAAATCAACCTGTATCTGTGGCGGCCTTTGGAATATTGATTATCGACCACCTAAATTTCATCTTTCTCTTATTGATACACAATGCTGGAATATTTTTCGCTATCGGGCATTTATGCCGATAGAGGGAGAGACTTGGCAGCAGATTAGTTTAGGAGAAGGAATGACACCTATTATTTCATTAAATGAAAATGTAAAAATGAAAATGGATTATTTCATGCCTACGCTATCTTTTAAGGATAGAGGTGCGGCTGTAATGATAGCTCATGCGAAAAAAATAGGAATTGAATCCGTAGTGCAAGATAGCAGTGGAAATGCCGGAAACAGTGTGGCGGCATATAGTGGAAAAGCAGGTATTGCCTGTGAAATTTTTGTTCCGGAAGGAACATCCCAACAAAAGATAAGCATGATTCAATCACATGGAGCTAAGGTTCGAATAGTTCCGGGAAACAGGGATCGTTGTGCTGATGCGTGCAGAAAAAAAGTCAAAGAAGCAGAAGTACACTATGCCAGTCATGTCTATAATCCGTTTTTCTTCGAAGGAACAAAAACCTATATTTATGAAGTTTATGAACAACTGGGGAGAATACCAGAGACCATTTTTATACCCTTAGGGAATGGAACTTTATTTATTGGAGTAGTCAAAGCGTTGAAGGAGTTTATAGAAAGCGAGGCTATTAAAGAGATGCCAAAGATCATTGCTGTGCAGAGTGAAAACTGTGCACCTATTTATCGGGCAACGATCACAAAGGAAAAAGAAGCCATTTTGTTAAACCCTACGTCTACTTTAGCAGAGGGGATTGCTATTGGTGCTCCAATGAGAGGTAAAGAAATACTAGCATCTATTTATCATCATAAGATAGAAGTAGTAACAGCACCGGAGCACCGCATTTTAGAAGCAAGAAATGCTTTAGCAAAAAAAGGGATTTATGTTGAACACACTACGGCGGCTACCTATGCAGCCTATCTGAAATATATTGAAATAAATGGACCACTAAAAGACTGCCTAATACCGATGTGTGGTGCTGGATTGAAATCTGATAAACACCAAAAGTTCTAA
- the gap gene encoding type I glyceraldehyde-3-phosphate dehydrogenase — translation MKTKVAINGFGRIGRLTFRQIFNRDDFEVVAINDLTQPDMLAYLLKYDSTQGGFHNHTVTHTDHSITVDDHEIEIYKEPDPAKLPWAKLEVDLVLECTGLFCSKDKSQAHINAGAKKVLISAPAGNDLPTIVYGVNHEILTAKDTIVSAASCTTNCLAPMAKALNDYRELRTGFMTTIHAYTGDQMILDGPHRKNDFRRARAAAVNIVPNSTGAAKAIGLVIPELDGKLMGSAQRVPVATGSITILDAVLKDSSETVTLEGIHEAMKKATDDSFGYTEERLVSSDIIGMTYGSLFDATQTLVARSGTGVFQVHVVSWYDNEMSYVHQLVRTMSHMGNL, via the coding sequence ATGAAAACAAAAGTAGCTATTAACGGATTTGGAAGAATTGGTCGGTTGACCTTTAGACAAATTTTCAATAGGGATGATTTTGAAGTAGTCGCTATTAATGATCTGACTCAACCAGATATGCTGGCCTATTTATTAAAATACGACAGCACCCAGGGAGGCTTTCATAACCACACGGTTACTCACACGGATCATTCTATTACGGTAGATGATCATGAGATAGAAATCTATAAAGAGCCAGACCCGGCAAAACTTCCTTGGGCAAAGTTGGAGGTTGATTTAGTATTAGAATGTACTGGCTTATTTTGTTCCAAAGACAAGTCGCAGGCTCATATTAACGCAGGAGCCAAAAAAGTGTTGATCTCTGCCCCTGCTGGTAATGACCTTCCTACGATCGTTTATGGCGTTAATCACGAAATCCTTACTGCCAAAGATACTATTGTTTCTGCTGCTTCCTGTACAACAAACTGTCTTGCACCAATGGCTAAGGCCTTAAATGATTATCGGGAACTGCGAACAGGCTTTATGACTACCATCCATGCTTACACAGGCGATCAGATGATCCTGGACGGCCCTCATAGAAAAAATGACTTTCGACGTGCAAGAGCTGCCGCTGTTAATATTGTTCCTAATAGCACTGGTGCTGCCAAAGCTATCGGTCTCGTTATTCCTGAATTAGATGGCAAGCTCATGGGATCAGCGCAAAGAGTTCCTGTTGCAACAGGCTCTATCACTATTCTGGATGCTGTGCTAAAAGATTCATCAGAAACAGTTACTTTGGAAGGCATCCATGAAGCCATGAAAAAGGCTACTGATGACAGTTTTGGCTATACAGAGGAGCGTCTGGTTTCCAGTGATATCATCGGTATGACTTACGGTTCCCTTTTTGACGCAACACAAACCCTTGTCGCACGAAGTGGTACAGGAGTTTTCCAGGTCCATGTTGTTTCTTGGTATGACAACGAAATGAGTTATGTTCATCAATTGGTTCGAACAATGAGTCATATGGGAAATTTATAG
- the mgtE gene encoding magnesium transporter produces MKNILEALKLIREYLDTRNMEKLKELVNDLDSFDMADIIDVMDPEKQVIVFRMLNKNKALEVFHNLEVNAQQQLLKAFTDDRTTELFQSLEPDDRVQLMEELPAVVVKKLVSLLDEEDRKITMDLMGYPSESAGRIMTPKYVRVSKNMTILQATEKVREAGKEREREAITDIYVTDDTRKIEGAITLKDLIMEEPKRLVKEVMNADIRWVSTDTDQEDVARMLQDRDQFSIPVTDKEERLVGIITIDDAMDILEEETTEDIYNKAGLIDIASTETDRSQRLVSGSMVDVFKVRLPFLIVTLIGGLIAGALIEGFEEALEAIVAIAFFVPVVMDMGGNVGTQSSTIFSRALVLGQIDMSDFFKHWLREVKIGLSMGIIMGVVAAFLGGLWQGWDLGLVVGTALAATMTIATALGFLIPYILYKSGFDQAAGSDPFITTIKDISGLLIYFFLASTFLL; encoded by the coding sequence ATGAAAAACATACTGGAAGCACTGAAGCTGATTCGGGAGTATTTGGACACCCGAAACATGGAAAAACTTAAAGAACTCGTCAATGATTTGGATTCTTTTGATATGGCTGACATAATTGATGTCATGGATCCAGAGAAACAGGTCATTGTCTTTCGAATGCTAAACAAAAACAAAGCATTGGAAGTATTTCACAACTTAGAGGTTAATGCTCAACAACAGCTATTAAAAGCTTTTACAGATGATCGAACAACCGAATTGTTTCAGTCTTTGGAGCCAGACGATCGAGTTCAGCTGATGGAAGAATTGCCAGCCGTGGTAGTTAAAAAACTGGTTTCTTTATTAGATGAGGAAGATCGAAAAATCACCATGGATTTAATGGGTTATCCATCTGAAAGTGCTGGACGGATTATGACCCCTAAATATGTTCGAGTTTCTAAAAACATGACGATTCTACAAGCTACTGAAAAAGTTCGAGAAGCTGGTAAAGAAAGAGAGCGAGAAGCCATTACCGATATTTATGTAACCGATGATACCCGAAAAATCGAAGGAGCAATTACCCTAAAGGACCTAATTATGGAAGAACCGAAAAGACTGGTAAAAGAAGTGATGAATGCAGATATCCGATGGGTTTCTACAGATACAGACCAAGAAGATGTCGCTAGAATGCTTCAAGACCGGGATCAGTTTTCGATTCCTGTCACAGACAAAGAAGAGCGATTAGTAGGTATTATCACTATCGACGACGCGATGGATATTCTGGAAGAAGAAACCACGGAGGATATTTATAATAAAGCGGGTTTGATCGATATTGCCAGTACAGAAACAGACCGAAGTCAACGGCTAGTAAGCGGCTCTATGGTAGATGTTTTCAAAGTTCGTCTGCCCTTCCTGATAGTGACGTTGATCGGAGGCCTGATCGCCGGAGCTCTTATCGAAGGATTTGAAGAAGCTTTAGAGGCTATCGTAGCCATTGCTTTTTTCGTTCCTGTTGTCATGGATATGGGTGGGAATGTAGGGACCCAGTCTTCCACTATATTTTCCAGGGCTCTGGTCTTAGGACAAATCGATATGAGTGATTTTTTCAAACATTGGTTACGAGAAGTGAAAATCGGTCTTTCTATGGGTATTATAATGGGTGTCGTAGCCGCTTTTCTTGGAGGCCTTTGGCAGGGCTGGGATTTAGGTCTTGTAGTAGGAACTGCTTTGGCAGCTACCATGACCATTGCAACAGCACTCGGTTTTTTGATTCCGTACATTCTTTATAAAAGTGGCTTTGATCAGGCAGCCGGATCCGATCCTTTCATCACTACCATCAAAGATATTTCCGGTCTTCTTATTTATTTCTTTTTAGCCTCTACTTTTTTACTATAA
- the mutT gene encoding 8-oxo-dGTP diphosphatase MutT produces MIHVTAAILRNESNKILIARRPPGKNLAGYWEFPGGKIEENESPEESLKRELKEEMNITVEVGKQLGETTHTYDTFTVHLMLYETALLSGDIQLKEHDRMAWVAAEELLDYLMAPADLPMIENLINTD; encoded by the coding sequence ATGATCCATGTAACCGCAGCCATTCTCAGAAACGAATCCAATAAAATCCTCATTGCTCGCCGCCCGCCAGGAAAAAATTTGGCTGGCTACTGGGAATTTCCAGGAGGAAAGATTGAAGAAAATGAGAGCCCGGAGGAAAGCTTGAAACGGGAATTGAAAGAAGAAATGAATATAACGGTTGAAGTGGGAAAACAGCTGGGGGAGACCACTCATACTTACGATACTTTTACCGTTCACTTGATGCTTTACGAAACTGCTCTTCTTTCCGGTGATATTCAACTGAAGGAACACGACCGGATGGCTTGGGTTGCTGCGGAAGAGCTGTTGGATTATCTCATGGCTCCGGCGGATTTGCCGATGATTGAGAATCTTATAAACACAGACTAA
- a CDS encoding MgtC/SapB family protein yields the protein MIWVDFTIRLLAALLLGTMIGAERQWRQRMSSLRTNALVSVGAALFVLLSVMVEQEASPTRIAASVVSGIGFLGGGVILRDGLNIRGLNTAATLWCSAAVGVLAGSGYLIAASIGTFMILLANIGLRFLQRTIAREHLNREELELPYRLRIICHEKDEGHIRATLLNLISEGPLVMTSLQSEDAEYAGKIEVNADLLASQGQRQSIEKIVSQLSLEETVSLISWKVLTD from the coding sequence ATGATTTGGGTAGATTTTACAATCAGACTTTTAGCTGCTTTATTACTGGGTACGATGATCGGAGCGGAGAGGCAATGGCGACAGCGAATGTCCAGTCTAAGAACCAATGCCTTAGTTTCTGTAGGAGCTGCTTTGTTTGTATTGTTGTCTGTGATGGTGGAACAAGAAGCCAGTCCTACCAGAATAGCGGCTTCCGTTGTTTCAGGTATTGGATTTCTGGGCGGTGGCGTTATTCTGAGAGATGGCTTAAACATAAGAGGTCTCAATACAGCCGCCACGCTCTGGTGTTCAGCCGCTGTAGGCGTCTTAGCCGGTAGTGGGTATCTCATCGCTGCTTCCATTGGAACTTTTATGATTTTACTTGCTAACATTGGTCTTCGCTTTCTTCAACGAACCATTGCTCGAGAACATCTGAATCGTGAAGAATTAGAATTACCCTATCGGCTTAGAATTATATGTCATGAAAAAGATGAAGGGCATATAAGAGCCACGCTTCTGAACTTAATTAGCGAAGGTCCACTAGTAATGACTTCTCTTCAGAGTGAAGATGCCGAGTATGCCGGAAAAATTGAAGTCAACGCTGATTTGCTGGCAAGTCAAGGGCAACGACAGTCCATAGAAAAAATAGTAAGTCAACTGAGTCTGGAGGAAACGGTTTCGCTCATAAGTTGGAAAGTCCTTACGGATTAA